The stretch of DNA GGTAAAGAGCATACAGCGTTCCCATGATGAAAGGAATCACACTCGCCGCTTTAGTCCGGATTTCAACCAATTCCAAAAAGCTTCTCCCGTTCACTGCCTCACCCCAGCCTTATTCGTCATAGTTGTCATTGTAATTATACAAACGAATGTCACAAGTTCCACTATTTTTCGATAAAATCCATCCTTCTTCATTATAGGCAAGCCCTAAGCGATGTGGTATGATAGGCTGGCTTGTGCCGGAATCGATACCATTCCGTATAAGTCAACACTTATAACCGTATTGGGGGCTTTATTGTTTATGTCAGCGCAAACCTCGTCAACCCAGTCTGTCAAATGGGTCACCGCCGATCCAAGCGCGATCGGTCTGTTCGGACTGGCCATCGTCACCCTTGTGGCATCCTCACAAAAACTGGAGATCACCAGCGGCCTGAGCTATGTGATTCCATGGGCAATTTTTCTCGGTGCATTCGCCCAGCTGTTCGCCTGCATCCAGGATGCCAAGCACAACAATACCTTCGGCATGACTGCTTTCGGAGCTTATGCCTTTTTCTGGTTCGGTATGGCCGGAAGCTGGCTGATCAAGCTTGGCGTATTCGGCACAGCACTTGCTAAAGACGTCGATCCGAAGCAGCTCGGCTTCGTCTTCCTTGGCTATCTGATTTTTACACTGTTTATGACCATTGGCGCTACCGAAACCCATAAAGTGCTGCTTATTATCTTTGCGCTGATCGATCTGCTGTTTCTCGGTTTGACCTTCGATTCTTTCGGAATCGCTGCGGAAGCCTTTCACCGGCTCGCGGCCTTCGCGGAGCTTGGCATCGGCATCGTCTCCCTGTACGGATGCGGCGCTTCCGTCTTGAATGTCCATTTCGGACGTACGTTTCTGCCGCTCGGCGCTCCGCTGCGCATATTCAAGAAATAACTACTAGGCCCGTGGCCAATCTGTTCAACGGATGTTCGCGCTGCCCCTTTAAAAGGCATACGCGGAAATCCGTTTCTTTTTTAAAATATAAGACAAATTGATAAGCTGAGCGCTTTTCAATTTGTCTTATATTTCTACGAGAAACGGTACCGTCCCTACAAGGACGGCGATGCCGTTTCTTCTTGTCTGCCAAAATCCTATTGACCTGTCGCAGTACTAATGACATGCTAGATAATAACTTTTACCCGAGTATGCATTCATGCCTGAACTTACTCGTATCGGAGGCAGGTTATGGCTTTCTTTAAGAAAAAGCCTTTTACGATCATCCTCATCTTCATCGTTGTTCTTCAAATCGCACTATTCTACTATTATTCCCTATCGGTTGACCGGGAGTACCGGGCCGCAAAAGCCGATTTGTCATCTCAAGCCTACATGCTAACATCGAATATCGAAGAGAGAGCCTCGATTGTCAAGGGCGTCAGCTCTTTCGTCCAAACCGTCGGCTTTGATGCCGACCCTGGCGAAATTAACCGCTACCTGTCCACCGCCTACCACAGCACCAACCATATGATGAATTTGGCGATCGCGCCAGAAGGCATTATCCGCTATCTTTATCCGATTACCGGAAATACGGCCATTCTTAATAAAAGCCTGTTTTTCGAATCCCGGCTTTCCACGCCAGGCTTGGTTGAGGAGACGATCCGGTCACGGATGATAACGGTGGATGGTCCCCGATTACTCGCCCAGGGCGAGTACGGGATGGTGATCAGACAGGCGATTTTTAAAAATAATAACTTTGAAGGCATCGTCTCCGTCACGCTGAGCATCAACGACATTATCAGCCATTTTCTGGGGAACAACTCCCGGGTATACGTGACGCGGGAAGATCATACGTTCCTGTTCGGATCCCATCCGGAGAATAAAGGCACCCTGATCAGTATTCCGGTTCATTTCTACAACCAAAGCTGGCGGATTAACACTTATCTTGATCCCAAAGCAAAATGGGATGCGCTCATTAGCGTGCTTTTGGTGGATCTCGCCTTTTTGTCGATCATTGCCTCTGTGTTATATTTCCTGAGCCGGCAAAGACGGTTCAACCGCGAGCTGGAACAGGTCGTCAATATCCGTACACGCGACCTTCGCATATCGGAAAGGCTGTATGAGAAGCTCGCTTATTATGACAGTCTGACCGAAATCCCGAACCGCCGGTTTTTTATGGACGAGTTCGACCGTTTGCTCAAGACGGCGGAGCCCAAGCAGACCTTTTCTCTATTCTTTTTCGATCTTAACCGGTTCAAGGAAATCAACGATACGCTGGGACACTCGGCAGGCGATCAGGTGATACGGACACTCGCTGGACGAATACATAAAGCCAAGCTCCCCTGCAGGCTATTCGCGCGAACAGGAGGAGACGAATTTGTCATGCTGTTCCAGGACTTGCCGCGGGAGAGAATTTCGGAAATGGCCGAACAGCTCAGTGAGGTCGCTTCACAGCCGCTTGTGATAGCCGGAACGCATCTCAGCCTGTCCGCCAGCATCGGTATTTCACTGTACCCGGAGCATTCCATGAATAAAGAAGACTTGCTTAAATACGCGGATATGTCCATGTATCAGGCCAAATCGACGGATGGGCAAGGTTATTTCCTGTTTGACGATCAGCTCAGAGAGAAGCTGCAGCAAAAGACAATGATCGCCAAATATCTGCATTCCGCTCTGGAGAACCATGAATTTGTGCTGCATTATCAGCCCCAGGTCAATGCCGCCACCGGCGCTGTCGCCGGTCTGGAAGCGTTGGTCCGCTGGAACCATCCCGAGAAGGGACTGCTCCTGCCGGGCTACTTCATCTCGGCCGTTGAGGAAGCTGGGCTCATGACCCAGTTGACCGATTGGGTTATCCACGAAGTATGCCGGCAGCTGGCTGAATGGAAGCGGGAGGGGCTGCAGATTCTGCGCACCTCCGTCAATATTTCCAACAGCTGGTTTTATAATCGCAATCTGATCCCGATGCTCCGCTCCATCCTGGATGAGTACGGGCTTACACCGGACTGTCTCGAATTCGAGATTACGGAGAGTACCGCCTTGCTGGAGGAGCATTACCCGCTGCTGCAGCAAATCCGGGATGAAGGGATTCTCGTGTCTGTCGACGATTTCGGGACCAAGTATTCTTCTCTCAATTATCTGAAGCATTTTCCCGTGGGTAAAATCAAAATCGACCGCACTTTCATTGTCGGCATCGGCCAAAGCTCCATCGATGAGACCATTATCAAATCGATCACATTTGTCGCTTCACAGCTCGGCTACGACCTGATTGCCGAAGGCGTGGAGTGCGAGGAGCAGGTTGACTTCCTGATGGCGCACGGCTGTAAGTATATGCAGGGCTTTTTATTTTACCGCCCCCTTCCCGCAGGGGAAATCCGATCACTGCTGCAAACATCAACGGCTGCGAGTAAGACAGAGATGGCTGAAAGCAAAGGATGCAGTAACGCAATAGAATCATAAATCTGAATTGTGAAAAATGGATACTCTCGCCTTATCCGCCCATACTAAGGTCATTCCCCCACGGAGGTGGCCAAGGCAGTGAACAAAAAAATGAATCTGCTGATGTTCAGCGGTGAATACGACAAGGCGATGGCCGGTCTGATTCTGGCAAATAGCGCTAGAGAGATCGAGGTTGAGGTTACGATCTTCTTCGCGTTCTGGGGACTGTTCCTGGTGCGGGACCCCGAAAAAATGACGCTGGAGGACAAGAGTATCTATGAAAAGCTGATGGACGTCATTACACCCAAAGGACCGGAGCAGCTTCCGCTGTCGCGGATGAATTTCAGCGGGCTCGGAAAATGGATGCTCGAAGAAATGATTGAGGATCAGGGCGCGCCGAAACTTATTCATTTCTTGAAGGGCGCCCGCAAAAAGAACATCAAATTCTACGCCTGCAAGCTGTCTGTGGAAATTATGGGCTTTAAGCCTGAGGAGCTGCTGCCGGAAGTGGAGATTATCGATGCGGCTACCTATTTGAAAGACGCGCTGGAGAGCGACCTTCAGCTGTTTATTTAGGCAGAGCAGCCGCCCTCTATTCCGGCTGGGCTGGCCGCTCAGCCGGTCCTTGCTGGGCGTTCACCTATTTTTGCCCCGGGCATATACTGAGCCAAAGACTTTTGGCTGGGGGGATTGCCCGTGCTTAAATCCATCCTCGCCTCTTCTGTGGAAGAGGCTGATTCTCTGGAGGCGTATTTTAGCCCTTTTCGCGAACATACTATCGGCCTGGGACATCCCATTTCGACCCCTTACGGGAAAAAGCCTTTGCTGTACGCCGATTGGACGGCCAGCGGCCGTCTGTACGAACCGATCGAACGCAAAATACAGGAGCAGTTCGGCCCGTTTATCGGCAATCCGCATACCGAGGCAAACGCCACAGGGATAACGATGACCCGGGCTTATGAGGAAGCTGGGCGCATCATCAAGCGCCATGTGAACGCAGGCCCGCGCGACATCCTGCTATCCTGCGGCTTTGGTACGACCGCAGCGGTGAACAAGCTGCAGCGGCTGCTGGGGCTCCGGCTGCCGGAATGGATGGAGGAACGGGTGACGGTGCCGCCGGAGGATCGGCCGGTTATTTTCATCACCCATATGGAGCATCACTCCAACCTTCTCTCCTGGCAGGAAAGCATCGGCGAGGTCGTCGTCCTTCCCCCGGGACCGGACGGAAATGCCGATCCGCGGCAGCTTGAAGCCGCGCTGCGGCCGTACCGGGGCCGCCGGCTGAAGATCGGCTCGTTCACCGCGTGCTCGAATGTAACCGGAATTGAGACGCCGTACAGAGAGATGGCAGCGGTCATGCACCGCTATGGCGGTCTGTGCTTTGTCGATTTCGCCGCAAGCGCTCCCTATACCGACATCGACATGCATCCGCCGTCACCACTGGAGAAGCTGGACGCCATCTTCTTCTCGCCGCATAAATTTCTCGGCGGGCCGGGATCAAGCGGTGTCCTGGTGTTCAACGCGGCGCTCTACGGCAGCCGGCGGCCCGACGAGCCGGGCGGCGGCACGGTTTCCTGGGTAAGCCCATGGGACGGCCCCAGCTACTCTCAGGGAATTGAGGCCAGGGAGGACGGCGGAACACCCGGATTTCTGCAGGCGATCCGCACCGCCCTATGCCTTCGGCTGAAGGAGCGGATGACGACGCAGAACATATTGCAGCATGAGCGTACGCTGTGCCTTCAGCTGCTGGACGGACTTAAGGCGATACCGGATGTAACGGTGCTGGAAGGCGGCGCCCGCCACCGTCTTGGAATCGTCTCCTTTACGGTCCGGGATCTGCATTACAACCTCGTCGTCAGGCTGCTGAACGACCGCTTCGGCATTCAGGCCCGCGGCGGCTGCTCCTGCGCGGGACCTTACGGGCATTACCTGCTCTCCATCGGCAGGGAGGCCTCCGCCCTGATAGGCAAGACCATCCACAGCGGCGATCAATCCCTGCGGCCGGGATGGGTCCGCCTGTCGCTGCATCCCGTCATGACTTCCGGCGACGTCGCCTTTATCGTGTCGGCCCTGGAGACGATTGTAAGACACAGGGAAGCCTGGCAGGCCGATTACCGCTATAACCCCGCGACCAACTGCTGGCGGCACCGCTCAGAGGGCGGAGACGGACCGGATATGGAGCGGTTGTTCGCGCTGTAAGCGTGCGGTGAGCCGGTCAGCCGTCTTCGGGCGGCGGGGCTTCTTCTCAAAAGACGCCCCGGAATGCACAGGGGGCCGCAGCGGATAGACTATGCTATCCGGCTGCGGCCCTGAAGGCGTTACCGCTCTATGCTACCCCTCCGCCACCATATCCAGATCGGCGGCCTGAGCGTTTGAAATGACCTGCTGCACATTTTTGCAGCCTGGGATCACGCTCGTCACGGCCGGATGCTGCAGGCACCAGCCCAGCGCCCACTGCGCCATGTTCAAGCCGGCCGGCACTTCGTTAGCCGCGATTTCGCCAACGATGCGCAGCTGCTCTTCCCGCTTCTTCGCATCATGGTTCGCCCGCACATCGCCGGGCTGGAACACCGCATCCGCTTTGTATTTGCCGCTAAGGTATCCGCTCGCCAGTGGGACCCGGGCCAGCACCCCAAGGTTATGCTCCTTGCACAGCGGGAACAGCTTCTCTTCCGGCTGCCGTTCCAGCCGGTTGTACACGACCTGAATCGCCTCGGCGCCGATCTGCGGAGCGGAGGACGTCTGATGAACCCCGTCATTCGCGGTGCTGATGGAAACCCCCAAATGGCGGATTTTCCCCGCACGCTTCTGAGCGTCCAGCATATTCCACAGCTTGTCGTTATCATATTCGGCGTCGGTGCCGGAATGGAACTGGTACAGGTCGATATACTCCGTCTGGAGCGCGCGCAGCGAGTCGTCCAGTTGATTCAGAACATCGTCCGCGCTCCACAGCTGTTCCCGTTTGAGATGGCCGCTGAAATGATGGCCGAACTTGGTTGCGACGATCCAGTCCTCGCGTTTGCGGCGGCTCAGGTAGCTGCCGATAAACTTTTCAGAGAGATGGTCTCCGTAGCATTCAGCCGTATCAATCAGATTGATGCCGAGCTCGCAGGCCTTGTCCAGCATTTCATCGACTTCATCCTGAGCGAAATCCTTCCCCCATTCGCCTCCGAACTGCCAAGTTCCCACTCCGATAACCGATACGGTAAGACCCGTGCTTCCAAGCTTGCGGTATTTCATGCGTCGCATTCCTCTTTTCTTAAGTGTGTTTGAACTAAGAGCTTCCACCGCCACTTCCGCCGCTGCGTGCGAGCTTTGAGAAATAAGCCTCAATTGACCTGACTCCCCACAGCGACAGCAGAACGAACAGCACCACATAGATCATTTCAACGGGATTTCGGATAAACCGTCCGGCATCATTGCCGATATACGATACCGCAAATACCATGACCGCCTTACCTACGGCCAGAGCCAGCAGATAGGAGCGCAGCCGCATGCCGGCAAGCCCGGCGGCCAGATTGATAATAACGAACGGCCCGACCGGGAACAAGCTCAGCAGGAACACATAGCTGAAACCGCTGCGCCGCACCCACTCCATTGCTCTAGCCACCTTCGGCCGCTGCGCCCATTTGCGCAAGAAGCGCTGGGAGGCGATTTTGCGGATAATGAGG from Paenibacillus sophorae encodes:
- a CDS encoding DsrE/DsrF/DrsH-like family protein, whose product is MNKKMNLLMFSGEYDKAMAGLILANSAREIEVEVTIFFAFWGLFLVRDPEKMTLEDKSIYEKLMDVITPKGPEQLPLSRMNFSGLGKWMLEEMIEDQGAPKLIHFLKGARKKNIKFYACKLSVEIMGFKPEELLPEVEIIDAATYLKDALESDLQLFI
- a CDS encoding aldo/keto reductase — encoded protein: MKYRKLGSTGLTVSVIGVGTWQFGGEWGKDFAQDEVDEMLDKACELGINLIDTAECYGDHLSEKFIGSYLSRRKREDWIVATKFGHHFSGHLKREQLWSADDVLNQLDDSLRALQTEYIDLYQFHSGTDAEYDNDKLWNMLDAQKRAGKIRHLGVSISTANDGVHQTSSAPQIGAEAIQVVYNRLERQPEEKLFPLCKEHNLGVLARVPLASGYLSGKYKADAVFQPGDVRANHDAKKREEQLRIVGEIAANEVPAGLNMAQWALGWCLQHPAVTSVIPGCKNVQQVISNAQAADLDMVAEG
- a CDS encoding TVP38/TMEM64 family protein, translating into MYTLDVISWLTEENLRNMLERYRSLGPFPGIALTFMKSFVPPLPTMLIVGLNAAVYGLWLGFLYSWAGLVAGCLATFLIIRKIASQRFLRKWAQRPKVARAMEWVRRSGFSYVFLLSLFPVGPFVIINLAAGLAGMRLRSYLLALAVGKAVMVFAVSYIGNDAGRFIRNPVEMIYVVLFVLLSLWGVRSIEAYFSKLARSGGSGGGSS
- a CDS encoding bifunctional diguanylate cyclase/phosphodiesterase, with translation MAFFKKKPFTIILIFIVVLQIALFYYYSLSVDREYRAAKADLSSQAYMLTSNIEERASIVKGVSSFVQTVGFDADPGEINRYLSTAYHSTNHMMNLAIAPEGIIRYLYPITGNTAILNKSLFFESRLSTPGLVEETIRSRMITVDGPRLLAQGEYGMVIRQAIFKNNNFEGIVSVTLSINDIISHFLGNNSRVYVTREDHTFLFGSHPENKGTLISIPVHFYNQSWRINTYLDPKAKWDALISVLLVDLAFLSIIASVLYFLSRQRRFNRELEQVVNIRTRDLRISERLYEKLAYYDSLTEIPNRRFFMDEFDRLLKTAEPKQTFSLFFFDLNRFKEINDTLGHSAGDQVIRTLAGRIHKAKLPCRLFARTGGDEFVMLFQDLPRERISEMAEQLSEVASQPLVIAGTHLSLSASIGISLYPEHSMNKEDLLKYADMSMYQAKSTDGQGYFLFDDQLREKLQQKTMIAKYLHSALENHEFVLHYQPQVNAATGAVAGLEALVRWNHPEKGLLLPGYFISAVEEAGLMTQLTDWVIHEVCRQLAEWKREGLQILRTSVNISNSWFYNRNLIPMLRSILDEYGLTPDCLEFEITESTALLEEHYPLLQQIRDEGILVSVDDFGTKYSSLNYLKHFPVGKIKIDRTFIVGIGQSSIDETIIKSITFVASQLGYDLIAEGVECEEQVDFLMAHGCKYMQGFLFYRPLPAGEIRSLLQTSTAASKTEMAESKGCSNAIES
- a CDS encoding acetate uptake transporter, translated to MSAQTSSTQSVKWVTADPSAIGLFGLAIVTLVASSQKLEITSGLSYVIPWAIFLGAFAQLFACIQDAKHNNTFGMTAFGAYAFFWFGMAGSWLIKLGVFGTALAKDVDPKQLGFVFLGYLIFTLFMTIGATETHKVLLIIFALIDLLFLGLTFDSFGIAAEAFHRLAAFAELGIGIVSLYGCGASVLNVHFGRTFLPLGAPLRIFKK
- a CDS encoding aminotransferase class V-fold PLP-dependent enzyme — its product is MLKSILASSVEEADSLEAYFSPFREHTIGLGHPISTPYGKKPLLYADWTASGRLYEPIERKIQEQFGPFIGNPHTEANATGITMTRAYEEAGRIIKRHVNAGPRDILLSCGFGTTAAVNKLQRLLGLRLPEWMEERVTVPPEDRPVIFITHMEHHSNLLSWQESIGEVVVLPPGPDGNADPRQLEAALRPYRGRRLKIGSFTACSNVTGIETPYREMAAVMHRYGGLCFVDFAASAPYTDIDMHPPSPLEKLDAIFFSPHKFLGGPGSSGVLVFNAALYGSRRPDEPGGGTVSWVSPWDGPSYSQGIEAREDGGTPGFLQAIRTALCLRLKERMTTQNILQHERTLCLQLLDGLKAIPDVTVLEGGARHRLGIVSFTVRDLHYNLVVRLLNDRFGIQARGGCSCAGPYGHYLLSIGREASALIGKTIHSGDQSLRPGWVRLSLHPVMTSGDVAFIVSALETIVRHREAWQADYRYNPATNCWRHRSEGGDGPDMERLFAL